atatgtatatatacagttgaagtcggaggtttacatacaccttacccaaatacctttaaactcattcaattcctgacatttaatcagagtaaaaattccctgttttaggtcagttaggatcaccagttaattttaagaatgtgccataaggcacctaaagaatctcagaccatgagaaacaagattctctggtctgatgaaaccaagtgtcacgtcctgaccttagagctttttatgtctctatgttggtttggtcagggtgtgatttgggtgggcattctatgttcttttttctatgtttttgtatttcttcattttggccaggtatggttctcatcagggacagctgtctatcgttgtctctgattgggaaccatacttaggtagcgtTTTCCCACGTGTTTTTTTGTGGGAAGATGACTTTGTTAAGAGCACATAGCCtttgagcttcacggtttgtttttgtatggtttattgttttttgtcggCGCCAtttttataataaaataaaatgtacgctGACCACGCAGCTCCTTGGTCCTCctccttcaacagccgtgacagaacttgccaccaccaaaggaccaagcagcgtggtaaggaggagcagCGTGGCTAGGGGTATGAGACAacctgggaggaggtagagaggtgtTCGGTCCACCCAGGAAGAGTGCCAgagccaactccccatgcttaccatgctggtcaggcaccgtgttatgcggtggggCGCACGGTGTCTCCATTACGTTTTCTTTGCcgggtgcgctacatcccagctccctgCATCTGCTGGGCTaagcacaaagcctccagtgatggtccATGGCAAGAAGCCATCAGTGATGAtacatggcacgaagcctccagtgatgatccatggcaagaagcctccagcgacggtctccagtccggagcctccatcgacgttctccagtccggagcctccagcgacgttctccaaactgtagtctggctttcttatggcggttttggagcagtggcttcatccttgctgagctgccttccaggttatgtcgatataagactggttttactgtggatatagatacttttgtacctgtttcctccagcatcttcacaaggtcctttgctgtagttctaggattgatttgcacttttctcaccaaagtacgtttctggaattttccaagttgtttaaaggcatggcctacttagtgtatgtaaacttctgacccactggaattgtgatacagtgaattagaagtgaaataatctgtctgggaacaattgttggaaaaattacttgtgtcatgcacaaagtagatgtcctaaccaacttgccaaaactatatacaaaatatagattttgttattcattttttcccctcatcaatctacacacaataccccataatgacaaagcaaaacgttttttacacatttttgctaatctattaaaattaaaataaaaaactgaaatattgcatttacatatgtattcagaccctttactcagtactttatagAAGCACctgtggcagcgattacagccttgaatcttccacaagtttggcacacctgtatttgaggagtttctcccattcttctctgcagaacctctcaagctctgtcaggttggatggggagcatcgctgcacagctattttcaggtctcgccacagatgttcgatcgggttcaagtccgggctctggctgggccactcaaggacattccgagaCTTGTCATGCATTGTctgtgctgtgtgcttagggtcattgtcctgtttgaaggtgaagcTTCAACCCAGACAGGTcatgagcaggttttcatcaaggatctctctgtactttgctccgttcatctttcattcgatcctgactagtcttccagtcacTGCAgctaaaaacatccccacagcatgattctgccaccaccattcttcaccgtaggaatggtgccaagtttcctccatacgtgacacttgacattcaggccaaagagtgcaATCTTGGTGTATGGGTGTCGTCGTCAGATGAAGAGGAATCAGACAAAATCACAGCGTGCTAAGTGTTCATGactttttatttaaactgaacactaaacaaaataacaaagtgaataaccgaaaccgaaacagttctgttattctcaagaaggtgtttagcttgtccgggagcaagacgtcggtgtccacgacgtggctggttttccctttgtaatccacgattgtctggagtccctgccacatatgtctcgtgtctgagccattgaattgcgaatCCACTTTTACTATGtactgtttgattgccttacagagggCATAACTGCACtatttgtattcaaccatattcccagtcaatttgccgtggttaaatgtggtggtttgccctttcagttttgtacaaatgctgccatctatccacggtttttgTTTTGGGTGGGTTTAAATAGTCATgttgggaacaacatcccctattcACTTCCTAATGAACTTAGTCACTGTGTCAGTGTATATGTCAATGTTATTCTTAGAGGcaacctggaacatattccagtccacgtgatcaaaataATATTGAACGGATTCCGATTGGttagaccagcgttgaatagacctttgCACAGTTACTTCCTGTTCGAATTTCTGCCTGTAGAAAGGGATGAGCAGAATGGagttgtgatctgatttgccaaacGGGGACCGGGGGAGGACCTTGTAGCCATCCCGGAGTTTTTGAAGTGTGAGTACTACAGGCGaagtgttgatagaacttcagtAGCATTTTTCTTGTTAAATGCGGCCTCAGAATATATGGTTTCTGGTTTGCACAACATCCAGTGTAGTTCCTGGACGGCcgttgtggtatcggcttgagggggaatacaCACGGCTGTGACTGTAACCCGAAGATAATTCTCCCGGGAGTTAATGCAGtgggcatttgattgtgaggtattctaggtcaggtgaacagaaggacttgagttccagTACGCCACACCATGAGTAGTTCATCATAAAACATACACCTCCGTCTTTCTTCTTCCTGGAGTTCTTTATTCCTGCCTGcgtgatgtactgagaacccagctggctgtatggacagggGCAGTATATCCGGAGAGCGCCATGAATCAGTGGAACAGAGTAAGTttcagtccctgatgtctctcagGAAGGAGGTCCTCACCCCTGAGCTCGTCTACTatattgtccagggactgaacattagcaaGTAATGTACTCGGAAGCAGTGGATGGTGTGCACACCTCCTGAGcaggactagaagtccactccatccactcagagctgccatgtctatTGGTGCCaagttcatgatgctgttgacctAAACAAGGGCCCCAGGAACAGTGGAAGCAATATAGCCCCATAGCATCAAAGATTCACCACCATATTTTTCAGTAGGTATAGGGTTCTTTTCTGCTTATGAATTCTCATTACGATaacaaacccaccactggtgtctGGCCAAAGAATTATATTTTCATGTCAGTGGGGTTAATTGGCCTCTAGACTTGAAATCCGTTGAAAACCTGTGGCTTGAATTGAAAAcggcagtccataagcgcagagGAAGGATATCAAAGATCTGGAAGGAGTCTGTATGGAGGAATAGtataagatccctcccaatgtgttctccaactcataaaacattttagaaaaggttCAGTGCTGTTTTCCTCacaaggtgaggtgtgtgtgtgtgtttaagcatTTATCAGCAAATGCTGTCATTTCAATGAaggattttttattattatttgaagTTCATAACATTTGATCAACGTGTCTCATTTTAcataactttttttatttttatccacAATTCATATCAAGAACTTGAAATTAGCTCTCAGTTGTGTTGTCCATTTAGTGAATCACTCTCCTCTCCATATTCTATTAGCTTCTGATAGCCTTCCCCCTCCATTTCCCCTTGAATTTTTTCTTCCTCCTCCATTTCATCTGCTGAactttccctctttccctgttctccttctctctctgatcGGATGGATGGTATCCCCACACTCCTCTGTCTTGCAAGGGAGAGAGCTATGCCCTTCTCATAGTACGCACATTCGTTAATGAAGAATGGATAGAGTGGCTCAGTCCCTTTGTACTTTAGTGTCTCTCCAGAGAAAGTCTGGAACACAGGGTCATTGGGTCGGAGGAGGCAGAAGTCCCGatcctgagagagaggggggagagagagacagaggagtgtGGGTATACCAAATCCTGACCCAGAGATTGCTTTGTTGTTACTTAGCAAGGAACTATTGTGCATCCCATACTGAGTGAGTGTCCAGTTGTTAAAGTTTCAAGGGCAATGTATACCTGGAGTTGAGGATGAATGGCGGCTGTAATACCGTGGGTCTCAAAGTCTCTTGGGTAGTCCACATTTTTCACCATGGTGTACACATCCACTTTTCCTCCTTCAAATTGGGTacctgtgaaagagagagacagtgagagggggagagaaagaggggaagagaaagcTCTGTGGGATGAATCTGAATGAGGGGTTACAATTCAAGCATGTGGGACAGTGAACTATTTCAATCTGAAAGCAGCGCTGAATTGAATGTTGGAAAGGATTCTGTAGGCCATGTACCTGAGTTAAAGAGGTGGACCCATTCTAGCATGTGCTGGACCCCTTCTTGCATTGTGGATAAAATATTGGACCTGACTACTCCATGGGCCTGAGGACCAATCTCAATCGCTGCAGAGGaaaaaatacacatttacatGAATTGCATTTCAAATACACATATGACCTAGTATGATTCCAATACATCGTACGCAATTATAGCATGTATTGCAACATTAGTTTTACAATTCCTGCCTTAATCTTTCTCTGGAGAGACACAAACAAGTATATATCAAGGttaggacaataaagtcagtcaCGTATTTCCATTGTGATGGAAATACGTGACTGACTTTATTGTGCTATCCTTGATATATATTtgtttatgtacagtatgtactggcTGTATCTGTGTTTTTTAAGTTGTCAAAACAAACTCAATCAACTAAGCACCGTTAAATGGAAAATAAGGTTCCATTTTAAAAGTATGAACAAAATCTAAATGCAGAGAGATGTGCATCATCAGACTACCATggcaaaaaaactgaaaaatgtaCTGGTAGTAAAGAAGCCCACCTCCCTACTAACTCACCAAAGCCATGTTTGCCTACAGAATCGAGGGAATATGCTTCATTGAGGGGAAGGTCAAAGTGAATGAACCTCACAGGTATGTCAGACATTTGTCTCTGGAAAACAAAATCAATTGTCAATACCCCAGTGGAAACCTGACAGAAATCATCTCAAGATAACGTGGGTAAGATCATAGAATCTTTTTTTTCACCATGATTGTGTGTATCCTCAAAATAGATCTGGTTCAAAGTTCTTAGCATAATTTAGGCTACTATTCAAAGATCATTCCGAATTGTTAGAAGCAGACTAGTTAAGGCCAACCTCATTTTCTACCCTACTGAGTTCCTAAAttaattgaaaaaaaaatcaTTGTATACCTCGTTAACTTTCATTCATCCATATTGATCTTTAAGAATAGAACTATCCCAATTTTCAATCTAATGAGAAAATGCATCCAAAATAATGAGTCTCTGTGAGGATTGTTTTCTCTTGCCTGCAGGTATCTGTAGATGTGAAGAGAGATCCAGTCACAGTCTGAGTAGGCGATGAGGCACAGGCCCATGTTAGCGGTAGTGTTGTGGAGGTCACACACCAGGTCCATGGCCTCTGGACTACCTTTAGGACCTAGCAGGGTGTTCAGCTCCTGGGACCGGACTATCTCATAGGGGGTTTTGTCTGTCACAGGCCCactaagagggagagagagaaggatgaatgGATGGTCATTAACATCAATAATAATACAACTTTTGTCTCCAACCTCATCATCATGCTCTTTATCCCGCTCATTCTCATCATCTCCTTCCTCACTTTCACCATTACCAACATAAGACCATCATCATGATCAACAACATACCTTTTGACATAAATGTCATCATCGTCATGTCTCTTTTCTACATTACTCATAATCACTATCATCACCACCATACCTTCTCCCTTATACTttatcatcataatcatcatcatcagaccTAAGGGTGGCATGGGTGAAGCAGCGGTTtaggtctgtctctgtgtatctccgaCACTGCTGGACAGCACGCGGGTTGGACATCACGGTCACCACGGAGATGTGGTCTTCTTccaccttcctcttcctcttcagccGCTCTCTCACCAGGTACACTCCTGACAGCTCATTGCCATGGGTACCACCACATAGTGCAACGCGGGACACAGTCGGCAACATCACCTCCCTTCCTTCCATCTATGGGATGGCAATCCGagttacagtataacagtaaaaTGTAATTTTAACAGTATCACACACGTAGAAATGTCACCTGTACAAGCATTCTGTTTCTTGATATAGTAGCTCACTAGCTTAGCGTTAACAGTATgacgggtaaaaaaaaaaaacttggttGCCTTGACGCATATTGTACCCACACCCCATAGTGACTTCTAGTTCTGTCATTCCCAGCTCTCATCCATTCTCTAATTGGAGGTATGAAAGACTTCCGGTTGCTGACAGAGCAGGTAAACAATACCAGCAAACACCATTGCTGCAGAAATCCATAAGAAATCATGTTGTCAAATTCTTACCTTGGCTTCCTTTCCTGGTCTGCAGCAAGGTGTACGGCCACCTCAAGCTCACCGTGAACGTTTAACCTATGAACTTTCACCTATAACAAAATCACCAAACACACTTTCACTGAATGGTTTGAAATTAACTGAATGTCTGGACCTTGATTGAGATTTACAGATATTGAAACCTTAGATGCAAGGTAAACCTGTGTTTATATTTGTCCTTCACAAAGATACATTTAACTACTCTTTTTTAAAAGGATATCACAATTCTTACCCTTGCGGCTatctttcccttccctctctcctgcagttcaccctctcccaccctctccctgGCTATAATGCAGTTTCACTGATTCAGcattctcatccctccctctcaataGTAATGTAGCCTGTGCCGGCCTGTATGCTGTTGTACAACCCCCCTCCCCTTCTATGACACTCCTCTCCAGTGGACTGGCGGTACTGCACAGTGATGCAGACAGCAGTGTGTGTACTCAATGCGATGTGGAAACTCCACCCTTCCTTTCACACAGCCTCGGTCCCAACGGCTCTGTCCAGTCAGCCTGCTCCAAAGCCCCTCGCCAAGCAGGGTCTCTCACACACTGTACAATGTATAGGATGGTAGGTTCCAGTCAGCCCTTTCAAATGTTGGCTCAAAGCAAATCTGCTCCATTGACAGAGGCCAGAATTACATACTGTATAGTACACGTTGGGAGAGATTGCTAGCCTTATcataaaatgtaatttaaataTAAAGACAGAGGTGTGAGCCTGTGAAAAGAGAATTAATAGAGAATAGTCA
The genomic region above belongs to Oncorhynchus kisutch isolate 150728-3 linkage group LG16, Okis_V2, whole genome shotgun sequence and contains:
- the LOC109906771 gene encoding N-acyl-aromatic-L-amino acid amidohydrolase (carboxylate-forming) B-like; the protein is MEGREVMLPTVSRVALCGGTHGNELSGVYLVRERLKRKRKVEEDHISVVTVMSNPRAVQQCRRYTETDLNRCFTHATLSGPVTDKTPYEIVRSQELNTLLGPKGSPEAMDLVCDLHNTTANMGLCLIAYSDCDWISLHIYRYLQRQMSDIPVRFIHFDLPLNEAYSLDSVGKHGFAIEIGPQAHGVVRSNILSTMQEGVQHMLEWVHLFNSGTQFEGGKVDVYTMVKNVDYPRDFETHGITAAIHPQLQDRDFCLLRPNDPVFQTFSGETLKYKGTEPLYPFFINECAYYEKGIALSLARQRSVGIPSIRSEREGEQGKRESSADEMEEEEKIQGEMEGEGYQKLIEYGEESDSLNGQHN